AGCAAGGACAGTCACGGGGTCGTGTTACCATTTATCTACGAATGGTATGCAGCTACTCGTTGATTGCGGGATATATCAGGGGAAAAATGCCGATGAGGTAAACAGGATACCCTTTCAGTTTAATCCAGAGGAGATAAACTACCTCCTTCTCACCCATGCCCATCTTGACCATTCAGGTCTTATACCAAAACTTGTGATGGAGGGGTTCCGTGGCAGGATCATAACCACATCAGCCACTGCTGACCTCGTAGAGATAATGCTCTATGACTCGGCCCATATTCAGGAAAAGGACGCAGAGTGGTTAACAAAAAAATCCTTCAGGTCTGGGAAGGATGAGATATTTGAGCCTCTGTATGCTGAGGAGGATGTAAAGGCAGCTGTACCCTTTTTCGATAAAAAGACGTACGGGAACATAGAAGACTTGGGTAATAGGGTGAAATACAGGTTTATAGATGCAGGCCATATCCTTGGCTCTGGTTCACTGGAGCTATGGTATCAGGATGGCGGCGGTAATGAGAGAAAGATTGTATTTTCTGGTGATATTGGAAAAAATGAAAACCCTGTCATAAATGATCCTCAACACGTAGAGGAAGCAAATTATGTTGTTGTTGAATCTACCTATGGCAACAGGTTCCATAAGAGTGTCGAGGAAAGTATCGATGAAATGGTAGAGGCGATAAAAGGCACATTCAAAAGGGGAGGGAATGTCCTTATACCGGCCTTTGCCGTGGGGAGGACCCAGGATGTTTTATATGTATTGAATAAACTGGTAAAGGAAGGGAGGCTCAAGGATCTTGATGTCTATGTGGATAGCCCCCTTGCCGATAAAGCGACAAAGGTATATATATCACATCCAGAATATTTCGATGGAGAAGCAGTGAACGTGTTTAAATTTAAAAGTAGTGAGGGAATGAGAATCCACTTTACTACAGCTGTTGAGGAATCGCAGAAAATCAACAAGATAAAATCAGGGGCAGTTATTATTGCAGGAAGTGGTATGTGTGAGGGGGGACGCATAAAGCATCACTTCAAGCATAATATATGGAGGTCCGAATGCAGCATAATATTCACAGGTTTTCAGGTTAAGGGTACCCTCGGGCGTCATATCGTTGATGGGGCGAAGACCGTCCATGTCCTTGGAGAGGAAATGGTTGTGAGGGCAAAGGTATATACTATCGGAGGATTTTCAGCCCATGCAGACCAGAAAGAACTCCTCGAGTGGCTTGGTACATTTATAAGCAAACCAGAGGTCTTTATAGTGCACGGTGAAGAATCTGTTTCACTTGAATTTGAGAGGATTGTCAACGAGAGGTTGGGTCTTAGCACCCATGTTCCCCAGAAGGGAGAGGAGTTAGAGATTTAGTTTGAAGACCAATATTGCTTATCAATTAATTCGCAGCAAGAAGAGGAAAAAGACGATGACCCTGAAGATCAGGATGGATGGAAAAATAGTAATCTATGCACCCCACCATACATCTAAGGGCGATATAGATATGTTTTTTAAAGAAAAGAGTTCGTGGATTTCTAAAAAACTGATTGAGAGGGATAGACAGATTGACAGCACCGAACAGGCAAAAAGGTTTGTTTCAGGAGAAAGATTTCTCTATCTGGGAGAAGATTATCCGCTTAAGTTCCATGATACAAATGGTGGCAATACCCCGCTTAAGTTATTGTACGGTACATTTCTCCTTGATAAAGATAGGGTGGATGAGGCAAAGGAACTTTTTATAAAGTGGTATAGAAAGAGAGCAGCAGAAGAGGTAGGGGAAAGGGTAGATTATTACAGTAAGAGGCTCAGGCTTTTTCCCCTAAATATAAAGATAACGAGCGCACGCTCCCGTTATGGTTCTTGCTCACCAGATAACAGACTCTCCTTCAGCTGGAGAATCGTAATGGCCCCCTATACTGTAATAGACTATGTTGTGATCCATGAACTTGCACATATAAGGGAAAAGAACCATTCGAGAAAGTTCTGGAGCAATGTGGAGAAAATTATCCCTGACTATAAGAAGCGCAGGCTCTGGCTCAGGAAAAACGGGCATCTGTTGATGGTATGATT
The Pseudomonadota bacterium genome window above contains:
- a CDS encoding SprT family zinc-dependent metalloprotease → MTLKIRMDGKIVIYAPHHTSKGDIDMFFKEKSSWISKKLIERDRQIDSTEQAKRFVSGERFLYLGEDYPLKFHDTNGGNTPLKLLYGTFLLDKDRVDEAKELFIKWYRKRAAEEVGERVDYYSKRLRLFPLNIKITSARSRYGSCSPDNRLSFSWRIVMAPYTVIDYVVIHELAHIREKNHSRKFWSNVEKIIPDYKKRRLWLRKNGHLLMV
- a CDS encoding MBL fold metallo-hydrolase — translated: MRIRFLGAARTVTGSCYHLSTNGMQLLVDCGIYQGKNADEVNRIPFQFNPEEINYLLLTHAHLDHSGLIPKLVMEGFRGRIITTSATADLVEIMLYDSAHIQEKDAEWLTKKSFRSGKDEIFEPLYAEEDVKAAVPFFDKKTYGNIEDLGNRVKYRFIDAGHILGSGSLELWYQDGGGNERKIVFSGDIGKNENPVINDPQHVEEANYVVVESTYGNRFHKSVEESIDEMVEAIKGTFKRGGNVLIPAFAVGRTQDVLYVLNKLVKEGRLKDLDVYVDSPLADKATKVYISHPEYFDGEAVNVFKFKSSEGMRIHFTTAVEESQKINKIKSGAVIIAGSGMCEGGRIKHHFKHNIWRSECSIIFTGFQVKGTLGRHIVDGAKTVHVLGEEMVVRAKVYTIGGFSAHADQKELLEWLGTFISKPEVFIVHGEESVSLEFERIVNERLGLSTHVPQKGEELEI